A single genomic interval of Nonomuraea rubra harbors:
- a CDS encoding zinc-dependent alcohol dehydrogenase family protein yields MRAWVVERPGPMATRPLRLVERERPEPGPGEVLVKVEACGVCRTDLHLAEGDLEPRRPRTSPGHQVVGRVEGTGERVGVAWLRSTCGTCRYCLRGMENLCPRSAYTGWDADGGYAEYVVAPADYVYPLPGDRPAVELAPLLCAGIIGYRALARCELPAGGRLGIYGFGASAHLTAQAAIAQGAAVHVVTRSASARALALELGAASARDETGDGPPEPLDAAILFAPVGELVPPALEALDRGGTLAVAGIHLTDVPVLNYERHLFQERTLRSVTANTRADGRAYLELALAHPPRVTTVTYPFEEAGRALDDLAAGRVNGAAVLIMG; encoded by the coding sequence ATGCGCGCCTGGGTGGTCGAGCGGCCGGGCCCGATGGCGACGCGGCCTCTCCGGCTCGTCGAGCGGGAGAGGCCCGAGCCTGGGCCCGGTGAGGTGCTGGTGAAGGTGGAGGCGTGCGGGGTGTGCCGTACGGACCTGCACCTGGCGGAGGGCGATCTGGAGCCGCGCCGCCCGCGCACCTCGCCCGGCCACCAGGTGGTCGGCCGGGTGGAGGGCACGGGCGAGCGGGTGGGCGTGGCGTGGCTGCGTTCCACCTGCGGCACGTGCCGGTACTGCCTGCGGGGTATGGAGAACCTGTGCCCCAGGTCGGCCTACACCGGGTGGGACGCGGACGGCGGGTACGCCGAGTACGTCGTCGCGCCCGCGGACTACGTCTATCCGCTGCCCGGCGACCGCCCGGCCGTGGAGCTGGCGCCGCTGCTGTGCGCGGGGATCATCGGTTACCGGGCGCTGGCGCGGTGCGAGCTGCCGGCGGGCGGGCGGCTGGGGATCTACGGGTTCGGCGCGTCCGCGCACCTGACGGCGCAGGCCGCGATCGCCCAGGGAGCGGCGGTGCACGTGGTCACCAGGTCGGCGTCGGCGCGGGCGCTGGCCCTGGAGCTGGGGGCCGCCAGCGCCCGCGACGAGACCGGCGACGGGCCGCCGGAGCCGCTGGACGCGGCCATCCTGTTCGCGCCGGTGGGCGAGCTGGTGCCGCCGGCGCTGGAGGCGCTCGACAGGGGCGGGACGCTCGCGGTGGCGGGCATCCATCTGACCGACGTCCCGGTGCTGAACTACGAGCGGCACCTGTTCCAGGAGCGCACGCTGCGCAGCGTGACCGCCAACACCAGGGCCGACGGGCGGGCCTACCTGGAGCTCGCGCTGGCGCATCCGCCGCGGGTGACGACGGTGACGTACCCGTTCGAGGAGGCCGGCCGGGCGCTTGACGATCTGGCGGCCGGCCGGGTGAACGGGGCCGCCGTCCTGATCATGGGCTGA
- a CDS encoding ABC transporter substrate-binding protein gives MKRLAAVVTLLGLATATAACSGGSTNTSGSGGGGGGGLFTTIDVTRPGLDASGPANPWAPKGNSFQGYNAMKLGWVKNHLTDPNQFYPGIAASWEIAPDNSSITIHLQPNGKWSDGKPVTAEDVRTSIGLAYTTGSTAFAITPGAAGAAAEVQIVDDKTVKVTQDMTNPSMKFARGVMDSWVVPAHVWGTLLPAGFWDTIKTSRGEGADAEKAREEILALGQKVLAFAPPKDVSAGPFVLERVNPGEALLLKNKNFYNAANVAPDQVKFLNYSGNEQIWNYLSAGKLDHSGFVAAPADVMNRIKQAPGSNTIKGFSPVAVGMAFNQSKKPYDNVHVRRGLAYLIDRDQVTKVASPEGGTPAITTSGIHQKPAQEWIGSELSALEPYKHDVAKAEAEFKEAGLQKKDGKWALADGSPWKVTMTAPNGFSDWISAQENIKSQLVENGVDAEVVTVADYPVYLEEIAAGKYDVGFWLMALGPAPYDIYQRLYGVSNGWSNVAGKVTHNAPGKAGNWMGGAEEIDVEGVGKVNPGELTAKLNSASAEEAKPIMAQLARTANQDLPAIQLWDYVNTQFTNTARFTGWPEQDSDLLRLTAGVWIQLGMIKAKQ, from the coding sequence ATGAAGCGACTGGCAGCGGTAGTGACGTTGCTGGGCCTTGCCACCGCGACTGCGGCGTGCAGCGGTGGTTCGACCAACACATCCGGCTCGGGCGGCGGTGGCGGCGGCGGGCTCTTCACCACGATCGACGTGACCAGGCCGGGCCTCGACGCGTCGGGCCCCGCCAACCCCTGGGCCCCGAAGGGTAACTCCTTCCAGGGCTACAACGCGATGAAGCTGGGCTGGGTCAAGAACCACCTCACCGACCCGAACCAGTTCTACCCCGGTATCGCGGCCAGCTGGGAGATCGCGCCCGACAACTCCTCGATCACCATCCACCTGCAGCCCAACGGCAAGTGGTCCGACGGCAAGCCGGTCACCGCCGAGGACGTGCGCACCTCCATCGGCCTGGCCTACACCACCGGCAGCACCGCATTCGCGATCACGCCGGGCGCGGCGGGCGCCGCGGCCGAGGTCCAGATCGTGGACGACAAGACGGTCAAGGTCACCCAGGACATGACCAACCCGAGCATGAAGTTCGCCCGGGGCGTCATGGACAGCTGGGTCGTCCCGGCGCACGTCTGGGGCACCCTGCTGCCGGCCGGCTTCTGGGACACGATCAAGACCTCCCGGGGTGAGGGCGCCGACGCCGAGAAGGCCCGCGAGGAGATCCTCGCCCTCGGCCAGAAGGTGCTGGCCTTCGCGCCGCCCAAGGACGTCTCCGCCGGCCCGTTCGTGCTGGAGCGCGTCAACCCCGGCGAGGCGCTGCTGCTGAAGAACAAGAACTTCTACAACGCCGCGAACGTCGCGCCCGACCAGGTCAAGTTCCTCAACTACAGCGGCAACGAGCAGATCTGGAACTACCTGAGCGCCGGCAAGCTCGACCACTCCGGCTTCGTGGCCGCCCCGGCGGACGTGATGAACCGGATCAAGCAGGCGCCCGGCTCCAACACCATCAAGGGCTTCTCGCCGGTGGCCGTCGGCATGGCGTTCAACCAGTCGAAGAAGCCGTACGACAACGTGCACGTGCGCCGCGGCCTGGCCTACCTCATCGACCGCGACCAGGTCACCAAGGTCGCCTCGCCCGAGGGCGGCACGCCGGCCATCACGACCTCCGGCATCCACCAGAAGCCCGCGCAGGAGTGGATCGGCTCCGAGCTGTCGGCCCTGGAGCCGTACAAGCACGACGTGGCCAAGGCCGAGGCGGAGTTCAAGGAGGCCGGCCTGCAGAAGAAGGACGGCAAGTGGGCGCTGGCCGACGGCTCGCCGTGGAAGGTCACGATGACCGCGCCGAACGGCTTCTCCGACTGGATCTCCGCGCAGGAGAACATCAAGAGCCAGCTCGTCGAGAACGGCGTGGACGCCGAGGTCGTCACCGTCGCCGACTACCCCGTCTACCTGGAGGAGATCGCGGCCGGCAAGTACGACGTCGGCTTCTGGCTGATGGCGCTCGGCCCCGCGCCGTACGACATCTACCAGCGCCTCTACGGCGTCTCCAACGGCTGGTCCAACGTCGCGGGCAAGGTCACGCACAACGCCCCCGGCAAGGCCGGCAACTGGATGGGCGGCGCCGAGGAGATCGACGTCGAGGGCGTCGGCAAGGTCAACCCCGGTGAGCTGACCGCCAAGCTGAACTCCGCCTCCGCCGAGGAGGCCAAGCCGATCATGGCGCAGCTCGCCAGGACCGCCAACCAGGATCTGCCGGCCATCCAGCTCTGGGACTACGTGAACACGCAGTTCACCAACACCGCCCGCTTCACCGGCTGGCCGGAGCAGGACAGTGACCTGCTGCGCCTGACCGCCGGTGTCTGGATCCAGCTCGGCATGATCAAGGCCAAGCAGTAG
- a CDS encoding ABC transporter permease produces MTIIARRLAGHLARGIVMILVVATITFFIVRSIPGDPVAANVQKLIEQGMAPEAAEQATRVLYGFQPKGSLWEQYTDYMTGLLTFDLGQSVTHAGAPVTDVLAEAAKWTVLPVLAGTLLSFLVGIILGVYAAIKRSGKLGDALAISGSLLHGVPQYVLGLLLSAVFATLIPILPADGPVDILYEPGFNAGYIASLFDHAVLPVATYALAAYGGWILAMKSSVVTVLGDDFILAAELRGMKRSIIFRYIARNAILPLFTILALSLGLLLGGAVFIERIFNYPGLGLLLIESITMRDYALMGGAFLLITVAIIVANILADLFYSVIDPRVRSGEEVSA; encoded by the coding sequence ATGACGATCATCGCACGGCGACTCGCGGGCCACCTGGCCCGCGGGATCGTCATGATCCTCGTCGTCGCCACGATCACTTTCTTCATCGTCAGGAGCATCCCGGGCGACCCTGTGGCGGCGAACGTGCAGAAGCTCATCGAGCAGGGCATGGCGCCGGAGGCGGCCGAACAGGCCACCCGCGTGCTGTACGGCTTCCAGCCCAAGGGCTCGCTCTGGGAGCAGTACACCGACTACATGACGGGCCTGCTCACCTTCGACCTGGGCCAGTCGGTCACCCACGCGGGCGCGCCAGTCACCGACGTGCTGGCCGAGGCGGCCAAGTGGACCGTTCTACCGGTGCTGGCGGGGACGCTGCTGAGCTTCCTGGTCGGCATCATCCTCGGCGTCTACGCGGCGATCAAGCGCTCGGGCAAGCTGGGCGACGCGCTGGCGATCTCCGGGTCGCTGCTGCACGGCGTGCCGCAGTACGTGCTGGGCCTGCTGCTCAGCGCGGTCTTCGCCACGCTGATCCCGATCCTGCCCGCGGACGGCCCGGTGGACATCCTGTACGAGCCCGGGTTCAACGCCGGTTACATCGCCTCGCTGTTCGACCACGCGGTGCTGCCGGTGGCGACGTACGCGCTGGCCGCGTACGGCGGGTGGATCCTGGCGATGAAGTCGAGCGTCGTCACGGTGCTCGGCGACGACTTCATCCTGGCCGCGGAGCTGCGCGGGATGAAGCGCTCGATCATCTTCAGGTACATCGCGCGCAACGCGATCCTGCCGCTGTTCACGATCCTGGCGCTCTCGCTCGGCCTGCTGCTGGGCGGCGCGGTGTTCATCGAGCGCATCTTCAACTATCCCGGGCTCGGGCTGCTGCTCATCGAGAGCATCACGATGCGCGACTACGCGCTGATGGGCGGCGCGTTCCTGCTGATCACGGTGGCCATCATCGTGGCGAACATCCTCGCGGACCTGTTCTACAGCGTCATCGACCCGCGGGTCCGCAGCGGGGAGGAGGTGTCGGCATGA
- a CDS encoding ABC transporter permease, translated as MSVLLESSSTSAAMRRNFWAGVWRVMKRKPSRMVGVVLMAGFVFMGAFGPMFYPDPLPRDPNLITRPPSWQHWLGTDDQGRDVIALVVTGSRYVLLAALVTAVITVVVGAGIGLFAGFKRGRWDSVLMRLTDMKLTIPGLPLLLVLSTVWKFGSAVQMGLVLGLLSWGGVARAVRSQTLSLRERGFIEAARGLGLSTTHIVGKELLPSMAPYIAMNMLIAITGGVYAQVGLFFLGVLPYESNNWGQMLNTAVFRSGALTVPSALGYLLGPLLAILLLTLAIVLVVDAMDEIFNPRLREE; from the coding sequence ATGAGTGTGCTCCTGGAGAGCTCCTCGACGAGCGCCGCGATGCGCCGCAACTTCTGGGCGGGCGTGTGGCGGGTGATGAAGCGCAAGCCCAGCCGCATGGTGGGCGTGGTGCTCATGGCGGGCTTCGTGTTCATGGGCGCCTTCGGGCCGATGTTCTACCCGGACCCGCTGCCCCGCGACCCGAACCTGATCACCAGGCCGCCGAGCTGGCAGCACTGGCTGGGCACCGACGACCAGGGCCGCGACGTGATCGCGCTGGTGGTCACCGGCTCCCGGTACGTGCTGCTGGCCGCGCTCGTGACCGCCGTCATCACGGTGGTGGTGGGCGCCGGCATCGGGCTGTTCGCCGGCTTCAAGCGGGGCCGCTGGGACAGCGTCCTCATGCGGCTGACGGACATGAAGCTGACCATTCCCGGCCTGCCGCTGCTGCTGGTGCTGTCCACCGTGTGGAAGTTCGGCAGCGCCGTGCAGATGGGCCTGGTGCTGGGGCTGCTGAGCTGGGGCGGCGTGGCCAGGGCCGTGCGGTCGCAGACGCTGTCCCTGCGGGAGCGGGGATTCATCGAGGCGGCGCGCGGACTGGGGCTGTCCACCACGCACATCGTGGGCAAGGAGCTGCTGCCGAGCATGGCGCCGTACATCGCGATGAACATGCTCATCGCGATCACCGGCGGCGTGTACGCGCAGGTGGGGCTCTTCTTCCTGGGCGTGCTGCCGTACGAGTCGAACAACTGGGGCCAGATGCTCAACACGGCCGTGTTCCGCTCAGGGGCCCTGACCGTCCCGAGCGCGCTGGGGTACCTGCTGGGGCCGCTGCTGGCGATCCTGCTGCTGACCCTGGCCATCGTGCTCGTGGTGGACGCCATGGACGAGATCTTCAACCCCCGGCTGCGCGAGGAGTAA
- a CDS encoding ABC transporter ATP-binding protein, whose amino-acid sequence MVQQAPGVRIGGLTVVYKTPAGELPAVRDISLTLEPGSITGIVGESGSGKSTLALSLLNAVQPPGRIAAGSVEIDGLGDVVGLSGEQLRKARGKHIGYVFQAAQNSLNPLKTVGKQLLDLGRSHGVDDLRGLVREAKELLGRMGLDGARVLDSHQHELSGGMRQRVGIMLALVLNAHLVVLDEPTTALDMITQANILKIVREVHAERGLTTLVITHDIGVVAEVADRLAVMYGGRLVEQGPTREVLGAPRHPYTRGLIRAIPRLVGDIDEAQALPGRPPTLATVPKQGCVFRERCPLRMDVCDTVDPEAVADGPRTVACHAVTVTVKEHA is encoded by the coding sequence GTGGTTCAGCAAGCGCCGGGAGTGCGCATCGGCGGCCTGACGGTCGTCTACAAGACCCCCGCGGGCGAGCTGCCCGCCGTCCGCGACATCAGCCTGACGCTGGAGCCCGGGTCGATCACCGGCATCGTCGGCGAGTCCGGCTCCGGCAAGTCCACGCTGGCGCTGTCGCTGCTCAACGCCGTCCAGCCGCCCGGCAGGATCGCGGCGGGCAGCGTCGAGATCGACGGGCTCGGCGACGTCGTGGGCCTGAGCGGCGAGCAGCTCCGCAAGGCCCGCGGCAAGCACATCGGGTACGTCTTCCAGGCCGCCCAGAACTCCCTCAACCCGCTCAAGACGGTCGGCAAGCAGCTGCTCGACCTGGGCCGCTCGCACGGCGTGGACGACCTGCGCGGCCTGGTGCGCGAGGCCAAGGAGCTGCTGGGCAGGATGGGCCTGGACGGCGCCCGGGTGCTGGACTCGCACCAGCACGAGCTGTCCGGCGGCATGCGCCAGCGCGTCGGCATCATGCTGGCCCTGGTGCTCAACGCCCACCTGGTCGTGCTGGACGAGCCGACGACGGCGCTCGACATGATCACCCAGGCGAACATCCTGAAGATCGTCCGAGAGGTGCACGCGGAGCGCGGCCTGACGACGCTGGTCATCACGCACGACATCGGCGTGGTGGCCGAGGTGGCCGACCGGCTGGCCGTCATGTACGGCGGCCGCCTGGTCGAGCAGGGCCCCACCAGGGAGGTGCTCGGCGCGCCCAGGCACCCCTACACCCGGGGTCTGATCAGGGCCATCCCCCGGCTCGTCGGCGACATCGACGAGGCGCAGGCGCTGCCGGGCCGGCCGCCGACGCTGGCCACCGTGCCGAAGCAGGGCTGCGTGTTCAGGGAGCGCTGCCCGCTGCGCATGGACGTGTGCGACACCGTGGATCCCGAGGCGGTGGCTGACGGGCCGAGGACCGTGGCCTGCCACGCCGTGACCGTCACCGTGAAGGAGCATGCATGA
- a CDS encoding ABC transporter ATP-binding protein, which yields MITGTGVVKTFKQRGKLLGAREVRALRGVDFAIPKGGAASFIGESGCGKTTLGRIIAGLESYDEGEIAIGGVPMSGLKPKQRQPHFRKIQMIHQDPYSALNPTRTIHQTLHAPLSLRARQTGRSGSWMDERAAEVLSLVGLDPGTVLSRYPHQLSGGMRQRVVIARALTVDPEMLVADEAVSMIDVSLRLGILALLKDLRERLGVSVLFITHDVATARYIGADGELYVIYRGQVVERGPVDTIIADPVHPYTQSLLSAIPVLHGLEQPGEQPVVPLESLDESQADEGCLFARRCPFRGERCASERPLLQVTEGTPQEHACFYPERRSVIARPMSEV from the coding sequence ATGATCACCGGTACCGGGGTCGTCAAGACCTTCAAGCAGCGCGGCAAGCTGCTCGGGGCCCGCGAGGTGCGGGCGCTGCGGGGCGTGGACTTCGCGATCCCCAAGGGCGGCGCGGCCTCGTTCATCGGCGAGTCCGGCTGCGGGAAGACGACGCTGGGGCGGATCATCGCGGGGCTGGAGTCGTACGACGAGGGGGAGATCGCCATCGGCGGCGTCCCCATGTCGGGGCTCAAGCCCAAGCAGCGCCAGCCGCACTTCCGCAAGATCCAGATGATCCACCAGGACCCGTACTCGGCCCTGAACCCGACCAGGACCATCCACCAGACGCTGCACGCGCCGCTGAGCCTGCGGGCCAGGCAGACCGGGCGGTCCGGGTCGTGGATGGACGAGCGGGCGGCCGAGGTGCTGTCGCTGGTGGGCCTGGACCCGGGCACGGTGCTCTCGCGCTACCCGCACCAGCTCTCCGGTGGCATGCGGCAGCGCGTGGTCATCGCCCGCGCGCTGACCGTGGACCCGGAGATGCTGGTCGCCGACGAGGCCGTGTCGATGATCGACGTCTCGCTCCGGCTGGGCATCCTGGCGCTGCTGAAGGACCTGCGCGAGCGGCTGGGGGTGAGCGTGCTGTTCATCACGCACGACGTGGCCACGGCCCGCTACATCGGCGCCGACGGCGAGCTGTACGTCATCTACCGCGGCCAGGTCGTCGAGCGCGGCCCGGTGGACACGATCATCGCCGACCCCGTGCACCCGTACACGCAGTCGCTGCTGTCGGCCATCCCGGTGCTGCACGGGCTGGAGCAGCCGGGCGAGCAGCCCGTGGTGCCGCTGGAGTCGCTGGACGAGAGCCAGGCGGACGAGGGCTGCCTGTTCGCCCGCCGCTGCCCGTTCCGGGGTGAGCGGTGCGCGAGCGAGCGGCCGCTGCTGCAGGTCACCGAGGGTACGCCGCAGGAGCACGCGTGCTTCTACCCCGAGCGGCGCAGCGTGATCGCCCGCCCGATGAGCGAGGTGTGA
- a CDS encoding GNAT family N-acetyltransferase: MSSVKAAELAEAAEVAEAALTLDAGEGAALVGHLSRPPAGRRWTALAVDGGVVMASMSDKDPGVGHLDLLAVRPEARGEGRGRTLVRAAEEWLREQGARQARFAGNPPCYAWPGIDVRYTAAACLAESLGYERYHVAWNMTADLSADLSVEDDLARLEKAGVTVRAAGADRDRVAAFVQEHWNERWAWEAATGAGLHYAERDGEILGFAAWGARPAWFGPMGTAPDARGLGLGRVLLRRCLAEQRAAGQDSAQIGWVGPLRFYSRAVGARAERVFWLYRRDLA, encoded by the coding sequence ATGTCCTCTGTCAAGGCGGCGGAGCTCGCGGAGGCGGCCGAGGTCGCCGAGGCCGCGCTGACACTCGACGCCGGCGAGGGGGCCGCCCTGGTCGGGCACCTGTCGCGGCCCCCGGCCGGGCGGCGGTGGACGGCGCTGGCCGTGGACGGCGGCGTGGTGATGGCCTCGATGTCGGACAAGGACCCGGGCGTCGGGCACCTCGACCTGCTCGCCGTACGCCCGGAGGCCAGGGGCGAGGGGCGCGGCAGGACGCTGGTGCGCGCGGCCGAGGAGTGGCTGCGGGAGCAGGGGGCGCGCCAGGCCCGCTTCGCCGGGAACCCGCCGTGTTACGCCTGGCCCGGCATCGACGTGCGGTACACCGCCGCCGCCTGCCTGGCCGAGAGCCTCGGCTACGAGCGCTACCACGTGGCCTGGAACATGACGGCCGACCTGTCGGCGGACCTGTCCGTCGAGGACGACCTGGCGCGGCTGGAGAAGGCCGGCGTCACCGTCCGCGCCGCCGGTGCCGATCGCGATCGGGTGGCCGCGTTCGTCCAGGAGCACTGGAACGAGCGGTGGGCCTGGGAGGCGGCCACCGGAGCCGGGCTGCACTACGCCGAGCGCGACGGCGAGATCCTGGGCTTCGCCGCCTGGGGCGCGCGGCCCGCCTGGTTCGGCCCGATGGGCACCGCCCCGGACGCGCGCGGCCTCGGCCTGGGCCGGGTGCTGCTCCGCAGGTGCCTGGCGGAGCAGCGGGCCGCGGGACAGGACAGCGCCCAGATCGGGTGGGTGGGGCCGTTGCGGTTCTACTCGCGCGCGGTGGGCGCGCGAGCGGAACGCGTCTTCTGGCTCTACCGGCGCGACCTGGCGTGA
- a CDS encoding exo-beta-N-acetylmuramidase NamZ family protein, whose protein sequence is MPHVRTGAERLATDPSLAGGARLGLISNPTGVLPDLTPTADALLAAGVKLTALFGPEHGMRGTAQAAGAEGDTVDERTGLPVYDTYQLSGEALDRVVAAAGVDTLVFDIADVGARFYTYVWTMYDLMESAARLGLRFVVLDRPNPLGGTVEEGPPLDPAFASFVGRFPLPLRHGRTVGELAGLFGLDVDLTVVTMEGWRREMTYAGTGLPWVMPSVNMPTPDTALVYPGTGLVEGTNFSEGRGTTRPFELIGAPYADARLAPALAGLGLPGVRFREVWFTPTFHKHAGVPVRGVQLHVHDRDAFRPVLTGLSILHVARTLYPEDLRWHGPDLFLDHLWGSGTLTRCLEAGADPRELCPPPGRPEGSLLYG, encoded by the coding sequence ATGCCACACGTACGAACCGGAGCAGAACGGCTGGCCACGGACCCCTCCCTCGCGGGAGGCGCCCGCCTCGGCCTGATCTCCAACCCCACCGGAGTCCTGCCGGACCTGACCCCCACCGCCGACGCCCTGCTCGCGGCGGGGGTGAAGCTGACCGCGCTGTTCGGCCCCGAGCACGGCATGCGCGGCACCGCCCAGGCGGCGGGGGCCGAGGGCGACACCGTGGACGAGCGGACCGGGCTGCCGGTGTACGACACGTACCAGCTGTCCGGGGAGGCCCTGGACCGCGTGGTGGCCGCCGCCGGCGTGGACACGCTGGTCTTCGACATCGCCGACGTGGGCGCCCGCTTCTACACCTACGTCTGGACCATGTACGACCTGATGGAGTCGGCCGCCCGGCTCGGCCTGCGCTTCGTGGTCCTGGACCGGCCGAACCCCCTCGGCGGCACCGTCGAGGAGGGCCCGCCGCTCGACCCGGCGTTCGCCAGCTTCGTGGGCCGCTTCCCGCTGCCGCTGCGGCACGGCAGGACCGTGGGGGAGCTGGCCGGGCTGTTCGGGCTCGACGTGGACCTGACGGTCGTCACGATGGAGGGCTGGCGGCGCGAGATGACGTACGCCGGGACGGGGCTGCCCTGGGTGATGCCCTCGGTCAACATGCCGACCCCGGACACCGCGCTGGTCTACCCGGGCACCGGGCTCGTCGAGGGCACGAACTTCTCCGAGGGGCGCGGCACGACCAGGCCGTTCGAGCTGATCGGGGCGCCGTACGCCGACGCGCGGCTCGCGCCCGCGCTGGCCGGTCTCGGGCTGCCGGGGGTGCGGTTCAGGGAGGTGTGGTTCACGCCGACGTTCCACAAGCACGCGGGCGTCCCCGTCCGGGGGGTGCAGCTCCACGTGCACGACCGCGACGCCTTCAGGCCGGTGCTGACGGGGCTGTCCATCCTGCACGTGGCCCGCACCCTCTACCCCGAGGACCTGCGCTGGCACGGGCCCGACCTGTTCCTGGACCACCTGTGGGGGTCCGGCACCCTGACCAGGTGCCTGGAGGCAGGCGCCGACCCGCGCGAGCTGTGCCCGCCACCGGGCCGCCCCGAGGGATCGCTGCTCTACGGCTGA
- the murQ gene encoding N-acetylmuramic acid 6-phosphate etherase, protein MIDPLPELSTEQSDPRYSQIDRLPTERIARLMNQADAAVPAAVAVVIPAISAAIDAIADRMAAGGRLFYVGAGTSGRLAVLDASECPPTFGTDPSLVQGVIAGGPDALTRSVEGAEDDAEAGAAALKDLEVGPLDSVVGVSASGRAPFVLGALAEAASAGALTVGLSCNDDAPLSAAAEHAIEVVVGPEVVTGSTRLKAGTAQKLVLNMISTISMVKLGRTYGNTMIEMSAMNSKLAGRAMRIVADITGADRETAGAALDAAGGQAKVAVLMIRHGLDADGARALLESHGERLSDALSG, encoded by the coding sequence ATGATTGATCCGCTACCCGAGCTGTCCACCGAGCAGAGCGATCCCCGCTACAGCCAGATCGACCGGCTGCCGACCGAGCGGATCGCCCGCCTGATGAACCAGGCCGACGCCGCCGTGCCCGCCGCCGTGGCGGTGGTCATCCCGGCGATCTCGGCGGCCATCGACGCGATCGCCGACAGGATGGCCGCGGGAGGACGGCTCTTCTACGTGGGCGCCGGCACGTCGGGGCGCCTGGCCGTGCTCGACGCCAGCGAGTGCCCGCCCACGTTCGGCACCGATCCGTCGCTGGTGCAGGGCGTGATCGCGGGCGGGCCCGACGCCTTGACCCGGTCCGTCGAGGGTGCGGAGGACGACGCGGAGGCGGGCGCGGCCGCGCTGAAGGACCTGGAGGTGGGACCGCTCGACTCGGTGGTGGGCGTGTCCGCCAGCGGGCGGGCCCCTTTCGTGCTGGGCGCGCTCGCTGAGGCCGCGAGCGCCGGTGCGCTCACCGTCGGCCTGTCGTGCAATGACGACGCGCCGCTGTCGGCCGCCGCGGAGCACGCGATCGAGGTGGTCGTGGGGCCCGAGGTGGTGACCGGCTCGACCCGGCTGAAGGCCGGCACGGCGCAGAAGCTCGTGCTGAACATGATCTCCACGATCTCGATGGTCAAGCTGGGCCGCACGTACGGGAACACGATGATCGAGATGTCGGCCATGAACAGCAAGCTCGCGGGGCGGGCCATGCGCATCGTCGCCGACATCACCGGCGCCGACCGCGAGACCGCGGGAGCGGCGCTGGACGCGGCCGGTGGCCAGGCGAAGGTCGCCGTGCTGATGATCCGGCACGGCCTCGACGCCGACGGCGCCCGCGCGCTGCTGGAGTCGCACGGCGAGCGCCTGAGCGACGCGCTGAGCGGCTGA
- a CDS encoding serine hydrolase domain-containing protein, which yields MSDRLEAVLADAVPRVCAAAVALIAADGSVVASAATGELVRYADAAGSLAQERPPAGPGSIFDLASVSKLFTTVVLLSLAEEGRLGLDEPVTGLIPGADPRITPRRLLTHTAGLPPTRRIDRELPGADAAARMDAMVRTPVTHPAGGPYLYSDVGMVMAGRLAELAGGAPLDALVRARVTDVLGLADTRYRPARADRIAATEFKAERPGPGCVRGEVHDETAYALGGVAGHAGLFATAGDLLAFGEMLRRGGGPVLRPGSVAEMTRDQGVTGAPFRQGLGVRIGDPGTAGPLGGAYGHSGFTGTSLVIDPARRLTVVLLTNAVHPVRGREGIRELRQAVASEALRLVDLTR from the coding sequence ATGAGCGACCGGCTGGAGGCCGTCCTGGCGGACGCGGTGCCTCGGGTGTGCGCGGCCGCGGTCGCGCTGATCGCCGCCGACGGCTCCGTGGTGGCCTCGGCCGCCACCGGCGAGCTCGTCCGCTACGCCGACGCCGCCGGGAGCCTGGCGCAGGAACGCCCGCCCGCGGGCCCCGGCTCGATCTTCGACCTGGCCTCGGTCAGCAAGCTCTTCACCACGGTCGTGCTGCTCTCGCTGGCCGAGGAGGGGCGGCTGGGCCTGGACGAGCCGGTGACCGGCCTGATCCCCGGGGCCGATCCGCGGATCACGCCGCGCCGCCTGCTCACGCACACGGCGGGCCTGCCCCCGACCCGCCGCATCGACAGGGAGCTGCCCGGCGCGGACGCCGCGGCGCGGATGGACGCCATGGTGCGCACGCCGGTCACCCACCCGGCCGGCGGGCCGTACCTCTACAGCGACGTCGGCATGGTGATGGCGGGCCGGCTGGCCGAGCTGGCCGGCGGCGCGCCGCTGGACGCGCTGGTCCGCGCCCGCGTCACGGACGTGCTCGGGCTGGCCGACACCCGTTACCGGCCCGCTCGCGCGGACCGGATCGCGGCCACCGAGTTCAAGGCCGAGCGTCCGGGGCCCGGTTGCGTGCGGGGCGAGGTGCACGACGAGACCGCGTACGCGCTGGGCGGCGTGGCCGGGCACGCCGGGCTGTTCGCCACCGCCGGGGACCTGCTGGCCTTCGGCGAGATGTTGCGGCGCGGCGGCGGGCCCGTGCTGCGCCCCGGCAGCGTGGCCGAGATGACGCGCGACCAGGGGGTGACGGGCGCGCCGTTCCGGCAGGGGCTGGGCGTGCGCATCGGCGACCCCGGCACCGCGGGCCCGCTGGGCGGCGCGTACGGCCACTCGGGCTTCACCGGCACCTCCCTGGTGATCGACCCGGCCCGGCGGCTGACGGTGGTGCTGCTGACGAACGCCGTGCATCCCGTACGGGGCCGCGAGGGCATCCGCGAGCTCCGTCAGGCGGTCGCTTCCGAGGCGCTGCGGCTGGTTGACCTCACGCGTTGA